One region of Trachemys scripta elegans isolate TJP31775 chromosome 8, CAS_Tse_1.0, whole genome shotgun sequence genomic DNA includes:
- the BNIP1 gene encoding vesicle transport protein SEC20 — protein MAAAGDVPVRVCNQEIVKFDLEIKAAVQDISDCQGPLSVLTELNARVKEKFQHLRLRIQELEQMAKERDKESEKQALLQEVENHKKQMLSNQTAWRKANLACKIAIDNSEKDELLPGGDLLRQRKTTKESLAENASTITENLMGISRMMSQQVKQSEETMQTLANSSRTILDANDEFKSMSGTIQLGRKLITKYNRRELTDKLLIFLALALFLATVLYILKKRLFPFL, from the exons ACGTGCCCGTGCGGGTCTGTAACCAGGAGATTGTCAAATTCGACTTGGAGATTAAAGCGGCGGTGCAG GATATCAGTGATTGTCAAGGGCCTTTAAGTGTGCTTACAGAATTAAATGCCAGAGTAAAGGAAAAGTTTCAACATTTACGTCTCAGAATACAG GAGCTTGAGCAGATGGCTAAGGAACGAGATAAAGAATCAGAGAAACAAGCCTTACTCCAAGAAGTAGAGAACCATAAAAAACAAATGCTCAG CAATCAGACAGCTTGGAGAAAGGCAAATCTAGCTTGTAAAATTGCTATAGACAACTCCGAGAAAGATGAACTGCTACCAGGAGGAGACCTGTTAAGACAAAG aAAAACCACAAAGGAAAGCCTGGCAGAGAATGCAAGTACAATTACAGAGAACCTGATGGGCATTAGCAGGATGATGTCTCAGCAGGTCAAGCAGAGTGAGGAGACCATGCAAACACTAG CCAATTCTTCACGAACCATCCTGGATGCGAATGATGAATTTAAGTCCATGTCGGGGACAATACAGTTGGGGCGAAAGCTCATTACAAAGTACAACCGCAGAGAACTGACCGATAAGCTGctcatttttcttgccctggccttATTTTTGGCCACTGTGCTCTACATCCTGAAAAAGAGACTctttccatttttgtaa